A window from bacterium encodes these proteins:
- a CDS encoding TonB-dependent receptor, with the protein MARKSPFRHIILVRAAVAATLLAALAGFVAVPARPAAAEAGDEDPFLSPFLDRTYHEFDTARRLHPERDAAGEDSATVWEFGPDDISALHMRDLASLLTLVPGMHVTNGEWIGRRQRTIARSRGFDATKIAVIIDGVPVGDALLGSEDLSRISLAGAALVRVVQGPLSLRYDTGRAAAVVEIFTRHAGDEFTGAFGVDLGDREAGWYRLWFGDTQEAFTYAASASHDDRESAPAPAELENEFQEAHNGAIRGTARRRDAFRGRAGVEIPRVINVYATGSYDEDVTELPNEIGGRRGVFDRFGYRRRATAQLNLFSNPVDEVEIGGVGYVHEDLVRRDVAGAANFDDNTRTQHHQRDLIFGAALWPTLDFGRWSRVRLTGEIRRGDVETWIEADPRVAWTLSSLHAAIEDDIRPTNWLAFTFGGGFDRATLARESATGVTLETDPYENPACRAGIVVTPYKGGTLHVSASQTSRHPTPDQVLTPEFGDRELEAETIRQAELGLRQRWPRHITTTLVGFGHQVDGAIGYATSESGDKTGPHVDLGEVVSGGGTAAIAAAPFEGLHVRADYTFEQSRETDASRDAFFQPRHLANVLAGYRFPFGLGAMIGYEYVGAWDDPQTEAIGGQPFYSLLHAKISYTYRELFELYVAGDNLTDVYYETARRYPMPGRFLHGGVELRF; encoded by the coding sequence ATGGCTCGAAAATCGCCGTTCCGCCACATCATCCTTGTCCGTGCCGCTGTTGCGGCAACGCTGCTGGCAGCCCTGGCCGGGTTTGTCGCCGTTCCCGCGCGCCCGGCCGCGGCCGAGGCGGGCGACGAGGATCCGTTCCTTTCTCCCTTCCTCGATCGCACTTACCACGAATTCGACACCGCGCGCCGCCTTCATCCCGAACGCGACGCGGCCGGCGAGGATTCCGCGACCGTCTGGGAGTTCGGGCCGGACGACATCTCCGCCTTGCATATGCGCGATCTGGCGAGCCTTCTGACGCTCGTGCCGGGCATGCATGTGACAAACGGCGAATGGATTGGCCGCCGGCAACGGACGATCGCCCGGTCGCGCGGCTTCGATGCGACGAAGATCGCCGTCATCATCGACGGCGTTCCCGTCGGCGACGCGCTGCTTGGCTCGGAGGATTTGTCGCGCATCTCGCTCGCGGGCGCGGCGCTTGTGCGCGTCGTCCAGGGACCGCTGTCATTGCGTTACGACACCGGCCGCGCGGCGGCTGTCGTCGAAATCTTCACCCGGCACGCGGGCGACGAATTCACCGGCGCGTTCGGTGTGGACCTGGGCGACCGCGAGGCCGGTTGGTACCGGTTATGGTTTGGCGACACGCAGGAGGCCTTCACCTACGCCGCGTCCGCGAGTCACGACGACCGCGAATCCGCCCCCGCGCCGGCCGAGCTCGAAAACGAATTCCAGGAGGCGCACAACGGCGCGATCCGCGGCACGGCCCGGCGGCGCGACGCCTTTCGCGGGCGCGCGGGCGTCGAGATTCCCCGCGTGATCAACGTGTACGCGACCGGTTCATACGACGAGGACGTCACCGAGTTGCCGAACGAAATCGGCGGGCGGCGCGGCGTGTTCGACCGCTTCGGCTACCGAAGACGCGCAACGGCGCAACTCAACCTGTTTTCGAATCCCGTGGACGAGGTCGAGATCGGCGGCGTCGGGTATGTGCATGAGGACCTCGTCCGGCGCGACGTCGCCGGAGCCGCGAATTTCGATGACAACACCCGCACGCAGCATCACCAGCGGGACCTGATCTTCGGCGCGGCGCTTTGGCCGACGCTCGATTTCGGGCGATGGTCGCGCGTGCGTCTGACGGGCGAGATCCGGCGCGGCGATGTCGAAACGTGGATCGAGGCCGACCCGCGCGTCGCGTGGACGCTTTCCTCGCTCCACGCGGCGATCGAGGACGACATCCGCCCCACGAACTGGCTCGCCTTCACGTTCGGCGGCGGTTTCGATCGCGCCACGCTGGCGCGCGAATCAGCAACAGGCGTGACGCTCGAAACGGATCCGTACGAAAACCCCGCCTGCCGCGCGGGCATCGTCGTGACGCCCTACAAAGGCGGTACGCTGCATGTTTCCGCCTCGCAAACCTCGCGTCACCCGACGCCCGATCAGGTGTTGACGCCCGAGTTCGGCGACCGTGAGCTTGAGGCGGAAACGATTCGTCAGGCGGAATTGGGGTTGCGCCAGCGCTGGCCGCGCCATATCACGACGACGCTCGTCGGATTTGGCCATCAGGTTGACGGCGCGATCGGATACGCGACGTCTGAATCCGGGGACAAGACGGGACCGCATGTCGATCTCGGTGAGGTCGTGTCCGGCGGCGGCACCGCGGCGATCGCCGCCGCTCCGTTCGAGGGTCTGCACGTGCGCGCGGACTACACGTTTGAGCAGTCGCGCGAAACGGATGCGTCACGCGATGCGTTTTTTCAACCGCGGCACCTCGCGAACGTGCTCGCGGGCTACCGATTTCCGTTCGGCCTGGGCGCGATGATCGGCTATGAATACGTCGGCGCGTGGGATGACCCGCAAACGGAAGCGATCGGCGGCCAGCCGTTTTATTCGCTCCTGCACGCCAAAATTTCGTATACGTACCGCGAGCTTTTCGAGCTCTACGTCGCGGGTGACAATCTGACCGACGTGTATTACGAAACAGCGCGCCGATATCCGATGCCGGGGCGATTCCTCCACGGGGGCGTCGAACTGCGCTTCTGA